One Primulina tabacum isolate GXHZ01 chromosome 10, ASM2559414v2, whole genome shotgun sequence DNA segment encodes these proteins:
- the LOC142504745 gene encoding putative sulfate transporter 3.5 encodes MAGISGGSCDNLRRVNFDAPRSFGTVLKSKLKETFIPDDPFRQFKNEPLKRRTIKKIQYFVPIFEWLPKYNFGLFKYDLLAGITIASLAIPQGISYANLAKLPPVIGLYSSFVPPLIYAIFGSSKHLAVGTVAACSLLIAETIGEKVSPADNIQLYTSLVFTATLFSGLFQTVLGLLRLGILVDFLSHSTILGFMGGTALLIIFQQMKGMLGLKHFTTKTGLVSVVESIFHNRQEWKLECLIIGVIFVVCLQITRYVKQKKPKLFWVSAIGPMTVVVIGCLYTYFSHAEKRGIPTVGHLKRGINEISVQRLNFSSKYVMAPLKAGIITGMIALAEGIAIGRSFAIARNEQIDGNKEMIAYGLMNIIGSCTSCYLTTGPFSKTAVNFNAGCKTQMANVVQSVCMLLVLLLLAPSFSYTPQLALSAIIISAMLGLIKYEKYYHLYKTDKFDFVICMSAFLGVPFISMDMGLVISVGLSLVRALLYIARPTTCKLVNIPDSNLYRDIEQYPHGSTIPGVLALQIGSPLYFANANYMKERIMRWVRDEFDLTKSSQNDIEYILLDFGGVTSIDHTGVEALVEVRKSLEVKGIKMILINPRLDVMEKLTVAHFIDKIGKDSVFLSIDDAIGTLRFSLKTSKGASNESNLETV; translated from the exons ATGGCAGGGATTAGTGGTGGATCGTGTGATAATCTTCGTCGAGTGAACTTTGATGCCCCTCGAAGCTTCGGGACTGTGCTCAAATCAAAGCTAAAGGAAACCTTTATCCCCGACGACCCTTTTCGCCAATTCAAGAACGAGCCATTGAAAAGACGAACAATCAAGAAAATCCAATATTTCGTTCCTATTTTCGAATGGCTCCCCAAGTACAACTTTGGCTTGTTCAAGTATGATCTTCTCGCCGGTATCACCATCGCTAGCTTAGCGATCCCGCAAGGAATAAGCTACGCCAATCTCGCCAAACTTCCTCCTGTTATTGGATTGT ATTCGAGTTTCGTTCCGCCTCTTATCTATGCAATATTTGGGAGCTCGAAGCATCTAGCAGTCGGAACAGTGGCGGCATGTTCATTGCTTATCGCCGAAACCATCGGAGAAAAAGTATCACCTGCCGATAACATACAATTGTACACAAGTTTAGTGTTCACGGCTACGCTTTTCTCTGGACTGTTTCAGACAGTTCTGGGCTTGTTAAG ACTGGGTATATTGGTGGATTTTCTATCGCATTCAACAATTCTTGGGTTCATGGGAGGGACAGCCCTACTCATAATCTTTCAGCAGATGAAGGGAATGCTGGGATTGAAGCACTTTACCACTAAAACTGGCTTAGTCTCTGTTGTTGAATCCATCTTCCACAACAGACAAGAG TGGAAGTTGGAGTGCCTGATTATTGGTGTGATTTTCGTCGTTTGTCTCCAAATCACCAGATATGTG AAGCAGAAGAAACCGAAGTTATTTTGGGTGTCAGCCATAGGTCCGATGACAGTAGTGGTCATCGGTTGCCTTTACACCTACTTTTCTCATGCGGAAAAACGTGGCATCCCAACT GTGGGTCATCTAAAAAGAGGAATAAATGAAATTTCCGTTCAACGTTTGAACTTTAGCTCCAAGTATGTAATGGCGCCTCTCAAAGCTGGAATTATCACTGGTATGATAGCACTCGCG GAAGGGATAGCCATTGGCAGAAGTTTCGCGATCGCGAGAAACGAACAAATCGACGGTAACAAGGAGATGATAGCTTATGGATTGATGAACATCATCGGATCTTGCACCTCGTGCTACTTAACGACGG GTCCATTTTCAAAAACAGCAGTGAATTTCAATGCTGGATGCAAGACACAAATGGCCAATGTAGTACAATCTGTTTGTATGCTATTAGTCCTCCTATTGTTGGCCCCTTCATTTAGCTACACTCCTCAGCTTGCTCTCTCGGCCATTATTATATCAGCAATGCTTGGCCTCATTAAGTATGAAAAATACTATCACCTCTATAAGACGGATAAATTCGATTTTGTTATATGCATGTCTGCGTTCCTCGGCGTTCCCTTCATAAGCATGGACATGGGACTCGTCATATCG GTTGGACTGTCCCTGGTCAGAGCGTTATTGTATATAGCAAGGCCTACGACATGTAAGCTGGTGAACATACCGGATTCGAATTTGTATCGGGATATAGAGCAGTATCCGCATGGGAGTACAATTCCAGGGGTTCTGGCTCTGCAGATTGGGTCACCTTTATATTTTGCAAATGCCAACTATATGAAAGAAAG AATCATGAGATGGGTTCGAGATGAATTCGACTTGACAAAATCTTCACAAAATGACATTGAATACATCCTACTCGACTTTGGAG GTGTGACATCCATCGACCACACCGGAGTCGAAGCTCTGGTCGAAGTTCGCAAAAGCTTGGAGGTCAAAGGAATCAAG ATGATTTTAATAAATCCTAGACTTGATGTCATGGAAAAATTGACAGTTGCCCACTTCATCGACAAGATTGGCAAGGATTCTGTCTTCTTATCTATCGACGACGCCATCGGGACCTTAAGATTTTCCCTTAAAACTTCCAAGGGAGCTAGCAACGAAAGTAATTTGGAGACTGTATAG